A window from Thiosulfatimonas sediminis encodes these proteins:
- a CDS encoding Ig-like domain-containing protein: protein MKIASNQTIVIPNSNLAGQAQSFDNAVQAQTLNDVLGLLNQEGDILENLEETAAGAADNGGATTLTLYSISESQDEQYQEEGGVPQVSRIVETTDPVTLDDETTVTAEAQQANEGVATETLPIQEEPVPEEPVPEEPVPEEPVPEEPVPEEPVPEEPVPEEPVPEEPVPADTQGPSLEITEQDGTVTFQFSEAVKDFTQDDVQITGGSLSDFTQVDGDTWTATFTPDASFEGTAQISVADNTYTDLSDNNGTGAQLELGVDTQGPSLEITEQDGTVTFQFSEAVKDFTQDDVQITGGSLSDFTQVDGDTWTATFTPDASFEGTAQISVADNTYTDLSDNNGTGAQLELGVDTQGPSLEITEQDGTVTFQFSEAVKDFTQDDVQITGGSLSDFTQVDGDTWTATFTPDASFEGTAQISVADNTYTDLSDNNGTGAQLELGVDTQGPSLEITEQDGTVTFQFSEAVKDFTQDDVQITGGSLSDFTQVDGDTWTATFTPDANFEGTAQISVADNTYTDLSDNNGTGAQLELGVDTQGPSLEITEQDGTVTFQFSEAVKDFTQDDVQITGGSLSDFTQVDGDTWTATFTPDASFEGTAQISVADNTYTDLSDNNGTGDELNLPISENKTPYIKVDNDSYPDNQPGIDEVFESGLALGSLVGQKPVVAVGEIRLFDADGLGDLTEIRFGGEAGTLVSMTQLEALALGNMASISIADAGLTYGSLSITAYDSTTGVIAYEYTLNTAVENSQESDDFSESFSIEVADQKGWSDSVQASIKIIDDKPEIDPEAFDVSGSYDLNALFGADGAGTIVFSADLHAQAVTDKDGQPVYFNGSALKWNLVDGVLTAVSEAGDTAITVTLNPTDNNYTIEIADGVFGLTPANNLLGVESFTGGNSGFFGLFNNLLGILATSLDGTVNTNQGYVGVADQWIDQGETLTLSFFDGMVKPADIKPNDLVLGDILGESSFAGVSAFSALIDFQGNSTGNEVIELLLTMIDGSQVTYMANVIDGAIEVVASKLPVVAVNFIGCDDFDYRVGALSVVETQPEEVNLAIPVTIEDGDQDVVDALIEGTIPSQVTPVISNDPPQVFIEGSGGLFGLLGIEFNPLIDLGFEQKLAVYDSADNITQVEISYSSLASFNFNAIFGNPGQPFYLDTSESGLTVTVESSSGMLGMINTSYKVTITKPGGDGVNQSMTNAELNELLATFQVNNSNTFFAADLMSNLSIRAVDANGDADSESLSQLISVESNLLSAVTKKSVFADDIVEGLAFETNSGIKGLTDENGAFSYRDGDSVAFKIGDVLIGVASAEDLAAGYVFLQDLADVSRSDLNSEYVENMAVFLQTLDANANPADGILITPEVHQQLAGQSIDLATASEQELQQFLLDNGFENIVTEVDAMAHVQATLMNLTDMTAAAFDLHIPDSELALISQGFDYANIDIATPPADFIESMALEDMSIFDVVQNDFTEVVFDYLESADDQEEQNELDSLDSVKIFSKTTFGRNETMEEVIQSHLDDTTNL from the coding sequence GTGAAAATTGCCAGCAACCAAACAATCGTCATTCCAAATAGTAATTTAGCCGGGCAAGCGCAATCTTTCGATAATGCTGTCCAAGCACAAACCCTTAATGATGTACTGGGGTTACTGAATCAAGAAGGGGATATTCTTGAAAACTTGGAAGAGACAGCAGCCGGTGCTGCCGATAATGGCGGTGCGACGACATTGACGCTTTACAGCATCTCTGAATCTCAAGACGAGCAATATCAAGAAGAAGGTGGAGTACCACAAGTATCGCGTATTGTTGAAACGACCGATCCAGTAACGCTTGATGATGAAACAACGGTCACTGCTGAGGCTCAGCAAGCTAATGAGGGCGTTGCTACCGAAACATTACCGATTCAAGAAGAGCCAGTACCAGAAGAGCCTGTACCAGAAGAGCCTGTACCAGAAGAGCCTGTACCAGAAGAGCCTGTACCAGAAGAGCCAGTACCAGAAGAGCCAGTACCAGAAGAGCCAGTACCAGAAGAGCCTGTACCTGCAGACACCCAAGGTCCAAGCCTAGAGATCACCGAGCAAGACGGCACCGTCACCTTCCAATTCAGCGAAGCTGTCAAAGACTTCACCCAAGACGATGTGCAAATCACTGGTGGAAGTCTGAGCGACTTCACCCAAGTGGATGGCGATACGTGGACCGCGACCTTTACACCGGATGCAAGTTTTGAAGGCACCGCACAAATCAGCGTTGCGGATAACACCTACACGGACCTGAGTGACAACAATGGGACGGGTGCTCAACTGGAACTGGGTGTCGACACCCAAGGTCCAAGCCTAGAGATCACCGAGCAAGACGGCACCGTCACCTTCCAATTCAGCGAAGCTGTCAAAGACTTCACCCAAGACGATGTGCAAATCACTGGTGGAAGTCTGAGCGACTTCACCCAAGTGGATGGCGATACGTGGACCGCGACCTTTACACCGGATGCAAGTTTTGAAGGCACCGCACAAATCAGCGTTGCGGATAACACCTACACGGACCTGAGTGACAACAATGGGACGGGTGCTCAACTGGAACTGGGTGTCGACACCCAAGGTCCAAGCCTAGAGATCACCGAGCAAGACGGCACCGTCACCTTCCAATTCAGCGAAGCTGTCAAAGACTTCACCCAAGACGATGTGCAAATCACTGGTGGAAGTCTGAGCGACTTCACCCAAGTGGATGGCGATACGTGGACCGCGACCTTTACACCGGATGCAAGTTTTGAAGGCACCGCACAAATCAGTGTTGCGGATAACACCTACACGGACCTGAGTGACAACAATGGGACGGGTGCTCAACTGGAACTGGGTGTCGACACCCAAGGTCCAAGCCTAGAGATCACCGAGCAAGACGGTACCGTCACCTTCCAATTCAGCGAAGCTGTCAAAGACTTCACCCAAGACGATGTGCAAATCACTGGTGGAAGTCTGAGCGACTTCACCCAAGTGGATGGCGATACGTGGACCGCGACCTTTACACCGGATGCAAATTTTGAAGGCACCGCACAAATCAGCGTTGCGGATAACACCTACACGGACCTGAGTGACAACAATGGGACGGGTGCTCAACTGGAACTGGGTGTCGACACCCAAGGTCCAAGCCTAGAGATCACCGAGCAAGACGGCACCGTCACCTTCCAATTCAGCGAAGCTGTCAAAGACTTCACCCAAGACGATGTGCAAATCACTGGTGGAAGTCTGAGCGACTTCACCCAAGTGGATGGCGATACGTGGACCGCGACCTTTACACCGGATGCAAGTTTTGAAGGCACCGCACAAATCAGCGTTGCGGATAACACCTACACGGACCTGAGTGACAACAACGGGACAGGTGATGAGCTGAATTTGCCGATTTCAGAGAATAAAACACCATACATTAAAGTTGACAATGATAGTTACCCTGATAATCAGCCAGGTATCGATGAGGTGTTTGAGTCAGGTCTTGCTTTAGGTTCATTGGTGGGGCAAAAACCTGTGGTCGCGGTAGGCGAAATTCGTTTGTTCGACGCCGATGGTTTGGGTGATCTTACCGAGATTCGTTTTGGTGGAGAGGCAGGCACTCTTGTGTCAATGACGCAATTGGAAGCATTGGCGCTTGGAAATATGGCTTCCATTTCGATTGCAGATGCAGGGCTAACATACGGTAGTTTGTCTATTACGGCTTATGATTCAACTACGGGTGTCATTGCTTATGAATACACTTTAAACACAGCAGTTGAAAACTCGCAGGAAAGTGATGATTTTAGCGAATCATTCAGTATTGAAGTTGCTGATCAAAAAGGTTGGTCTGATTCTGTGCAGGCTTCAATCAAAATCATAGATGATAAACCAGAGATTGATCCTGAGGCGTTTGATGTCAGTGGTTCTTATGATTTAAATGCTTTATTTGGTGCAGATGGCGCTGGAACGATTGTTTTTTCGGCAGACTTGCATGCTCAGGCGGTAACGGATAAAGACGGTCAGCCGGTGTACTTCAATGGTTCGGCTCTAAAGTGGAACCTTGTTGATGGTGTACTGACGGCAGTTTCCGAAGCGGGCGATACGGCGATAACCGTGACACTGAATCCAACAGATAACAATTATACGATTGAGATTGCGGATGGTGTCTTTGGTCTAACACCTGCTAACAATTTGCTTGGTGTGGAGTCATTTACCGGTGGGAACAGCGGGTTTTTCGGCTTGTTTAATAATTTGCTTGGCATTTTGGCAACCTCACTTGATGGCACTGTAAACACTAATCAAGGTTATGTTGGTGTTGCTGATCAGTGGATTGATCAGGGTGAAACGCTGACGCTGAGTTTCTTTGATGGAATGGTGAAGCCCGCTGATATTAAACCTAACGATCTTGTCTTGGGCGATATTCTTGGCGAATCGAGTTTTGCTGGGGTTTCGGCTTTCTCAGCACTGATTGATTTTCAAGGTAATTCAACAGGCAATGAGGTTATCGAGCTACTTCTGACCATGATTGATGGGTCGCAAGTAACTTATATGGCAAATGTAATCGATGGTGCCATTGAGGTAGTTGCGAGCAAATTACCAGTTGTGGCGGTTAACTTTATTGGCTGTGATGATTTTGATTATCGTGTTGGGGCGTTAAGTGTTGTTGAAACACAGCCTGAAGAGGTTAACTTGGCGATTCCAGTTACTATTGAAGATGGTGATCAAGATGTGGTTGACGCCCTGATTGAGGGCACAATTCCGTCTCAAGTGACTCCTGTGATTAGTAATGACCCGCCACAAGTGTTCATTGAAGGCAGTGGCGGCTTATTTGGTCTGCTTGGCATTGAGTTTAATCCGCTGATTGATTTGGGCTTTGAGCAAAAATTGGCGGTTTACGACTCAGCCGACAATATCACCCAGGTTGAGATCAGTTATTCCAGTTTAGCGAGCTTTAATTTCAATGCTATATTTGGCAACCCAGGCCAGCCTTTTTATTTGGATACTAGCGAGAGTGGCCTAACCGTGACGGTGGAGTCAAGCAGTGGCATGCTTGGAATGATTAATACTTCTTATAAGGTGACTATCACTAAGCCAGGTGGAGATGGGGTTAATCAGTCGATGACGAATGCGGAACTCAATGAACTGCTTGCAACTTTCCAAGTCAATAATAGCAATACGTTCTTTGCGGCAGATTTGATGAGCAATTTGAGCATTCGCGCAGTCGATGCCAATGGTGATGCAGACAGTGAATCCCTAAGCCAGCTTATTTCGGTAGAAAGTAATCTGTTGTCCGCCGTGACGAAGAAAAGTGTTTTTGCTGATGATATTGTGGAGGGCTTAGCCTTTGAGACCAATTCAGGTATTAAAGGGTTGACCGATGAAAATGGCGCTTTTTCTTACCGTGATGGGGATTCTGTTGCCTTTAAGATTGGTGATGTACTGATCGGTGTTGCCAGTGCTGAAGATTTGGCTGCGGGTTATGTTTTCTTGCAAGATTTAGCGGATGTTTCTCGTTCTGATTTGAATAGCGAATATGTTGAAAATATGGCGGTATTCTTGCAGACGCTGGATGCTAATGCTAATCCAGCAGACGGGATTTTGATTACCCCAGAAGTTCATCAGCAATTGGCTGGTCAAAGCATTGATCTAGCTACAGCCAGTGAGCAAGAACTTCAGCAATTCTTGTTGGATAATGGTTTTGAGAATATTGTCACTGAAGTCGATGCAATGGCTCATGTGCAAGCCACTTTGATGAACTTAACGGATATGACCGCTGCCGCTTTTGATTTACATATTCCTGATTCAGAGCTGGCGTTAATCAGTCAAGGTTTTGATTATGCGAATATTGATATTGCAACTCCACCGGCTGATTTTATCGAGTCCATGGCATTGGAGGATATGAGCATATTTGATGTGGTGCAGAATGACTTCACCGAGGTCGTCTTTGATTATTTGGAAAGTGCAGACGATCAAGAAGAGCAGAATGAACTGGATTCACTGGATTCGGTTAAGATTTTTTCTAAAACGACTTTTGGTAGAAACGAAACGATGGAAGAAGTGATTCAAAGTCATTTAGACGATACAACAAATTTGTAA
- the tnpC gene encoding IS66 family transposase, with product MKTLLNLNQLSAHQLRTLAAQLLVQVEEKDQRIAANTKALQQKELKIDQLTYELAYLRRLKFSHKSEQISALQMTLLDEVTDADIAAIESELESLKDKTDTAQPKKKPKRQPLPENLPRLDIRHDPESTTCSCGCQLRHIGEDVSEKLDYLPGTFQVERHIRSKWACDACETLIQKPMPPQIIDKGLPTSGLLAHLLIAKYADHLPLYRQAQIFERAGVKLPSSTLAEWVGVCGVQLEPVAQALKDFLLTQPVLHADETPVPMLKPGNKKTHKAYLWAYTNPANAQHKAVYYHFSEGRNGKFAREVLQDWKGLLVCDDYPGYKASFKQGVSEVGCMAHARRKFVELHESGKSTIAIQAIELMGQLYAIEKEIQPLAPEERQTIRQQKSKPIMDLLLKWLQVHREKVPKGGATEKAIHYSLKRWDALSRYLGDGRLPIDNNWVENQIRPWALGRKNWLFAGSLRSGQRAANIMSLIQSAKNNGLDPYAYLKEVLERLPTHKASQIDQLLPHNWQPSNR from the coding sequence ATGAAAACGCTGCTAAACCTCAATCAACTCTCTGCACACCAGTTACGGACACTGGCAGCGCAGTTGTTGGTTCAGGTTGAAGAAAAAGACCAACGCATTGCGGCCAATACCAAAGCGCTGCAACAAAAAGAGCTTAAAATCGATCAACTCACCTATGAGTTGGCGTATCTGAGACGTTTAAAATTCTCACACAAAAGTGAACAGATCAGCGCCTTACAGATGACACTGTTGGATGAAGTGACCGATGCCGACATTGCGGCGATTGAATCGGAACTGGAATCTCTCAAAGACAAAACCGACACAGCGCAACCAAAGAAAAAACCTAAGCGTCAGCCGCTACCCGAAAACCTACCTCGTCTTGACATCCGTCATGATCCCGAATCCACCACTTGTTCATGTGGCTGTCAATTACGCCATATTGGTGAAGACGTCAGTGAGAAGCTGGATTATCTGCCCGGGACGTTTCAAGTGGAACGTCATATTCGCTCCAAATGGGCGTGCGATGCCTGTGAAACTCTGATTCAAAAACCGATGCCCCCACAAATCATTGACAAAGGTCTGCCCACCTCTGGGTTACTCGCACATCTGCTCATCGCCAAATACGCTGATCACTTACCGCTGTATCGTCAAGCTCAGATCTTTGAACGGGCCGGTGTTAAATTACCCAGTTCCACTTTAGCCGAATGGGTCGGCGTCTGTGGTGTTCAACTTGAACCGGTGGCTCAAGCACTCAAAGACTTTTTGCTGACGCAACCGGTCTTGCACGCCGATGAAACCCCAGTGCCCATGCTCAAGCCGGGGAATAAGAAAACCCATAAAGCCTATCTGTGGGCCTACACCAATCCAGCCAATGCACAACATAAGGCGGTGTATTACCACTTTAGTGAAGGACGAAACGGCAAGTTTGCACGAGAAGTGCTGCAGGATTGGAAAGGATTGTTGGTGTGTGATGACTATCCTGGGTACAAAGCCAGTTTTAAACAAGGCGTGAGCGAAGTGGGCTGTATGGCGCATGCCCGTCGTAAGTTCGTGGAACTGCATGAAAGCGGCAAAAGCACGATTGCCATTCAAGCCATTGAACTAATGGGGCAACTTTACGCCATTGAAAAAGAGATTCAACCCTTAGCCCCAGAGGAACGACAGACCATTCGACAGCAAAAATCCAAACCGATTATGGACCTGCTGCTCAAATGGCTGCAGGTCCATCGAGAAAAAGTGCCCAAAGGTGGGGCAACGGAAAAAGCGATTCACTATAGCCTGAAACGTTGGGATGCCTTAAGCCGATACCTCGGAGATGGCCGCCTGCCCATCGATAATAACTGGGTGGAAAATCAAATCCGACCTTGGGCGTTAGGTCGCAAGAACTGGCTGTTTGCCGGCAGTCTACGCAGTGGTCAACGTGCGGCGAATATTATGAGCTTGATTCAATCAGCTAAAAACAATGGTCTGGATCCTTACGCCTATCTCAAAGAGGTGCTTGAACGCTTACCCACCCATAAAGCCAGTCAAATCGACCAACTCCTACCGCACAATTGGCAACCTAGCAATCGGTGA
- the tnpB gene encoding IS66 family insertion sequence element accessory protein TnpB (TnpB, as the term is used for proteins encoded by IS66 family insertion elements, is considered an accessory protein, since TnpC, encoded by a neighboring gene, is a DDE family transposase.): MIRIDHYWLATEPLDMRAGPDTALARVIAVFGEAKPHHAYLFANKRGNRMKVLVHDGLGIWLCARRLNQGKFHWAERWRGESVTLSPEQCLALVQGLPWQRLETSLALS; the protein is encoded by the coding sequence ATGATTCGCATTGATCATTATTGGCTGGCGACTGAACCTTTGGATATGCGTGCCGGACCCGATACCGCATTAGCTCGAGTGATTGCCGTGTTTGGTGAAGCCAAGCCTCATCATGCGTATCTGTTTGCTAATAAGCGAGGCAATCGAATGAAAGTCTTGGTTCATGATGGCCTTGGTATCTGGCTGTGTGCTCGGCGTTTGAATCAAGGAAAATTCCATTGGGCTGAACGGTGGCGGGGCGAATCCGTGACACTCTCCCCTGAACAATGTCTGGCACTGGTGCAAGGCTTGCCTTGGCAACGACTCGAGACTTCCCTTGCTCTGAGTTAG
- a CDS encoding transposase, with product MTDSLSTLPTVKKIRRRYSREFKQQVLSACEDPNTSIAQVARDYGINANQIQNWKRQLKKTASSQAAFIPLVLNDLPPSPPHVLLVELPAPQGKIAVHWPVTELAKLSAFVKSVQS from the coding sequence ATGACAGACTCTCTATCAACGCTTCCCACAGTCAAAAAGATTCGCCGTCGCTACTCACGGGAATTCAAACAGCAAGTTTTGTCCGCTTGCGAGGACCCTAACACCTCGATTGCACAAGTCGCTCGGGACTACGGCATCAACGCCAATCAAATACAAAACTGGAAGCGTCAGCTTAAAAAGACAGCTTCCTCTCAAGCGGCATTTATTCCGCTTGTCTTGAACGATCTGCCGCCATCACCTCCTCATGTGCTCTTGGTCGAACTGCCTGCACCTCAAGGCAAGATTGCTGTGCACTGGCCCGTCACAGAATTGGCCAAATTAAGCGCCTTTGTCAAGTCGGTGCAGTCATGA